TGCGGTATGACCGTCCTGGGGTATTGTCATGTCAAAGATATGGATTAATCCCAATGACTTGACaatccacggtgatttgacagcttccgacgatttgacaactcttcagttgtctgcatcattaatgacgggaccatactgtattctactataaaataggaTAAGACAACATCTTGGTAAGTTTGgagcaagctttctcaagctctctgaagtatccctaagctcttgagctctctctctcctGCTGAGTCCTtgattttccactgttgcctagtctcctctctgacttgaccgtcggagggtccccgccggaggcatctccggtctgtgaggattttttttgcaggtgcacgataccgatgatcggacgacgaggggattgaccgcaacaataTGGATCAAAatataaacaaataaaaaaatatccacAAGCATGACAAAGTACTGAAGTAGAGCACGTAAAACAATCGAGAATAAAAGAACTCAACAGCTTCAATGGGTcaagaggaaccaaatcaatgacGCCTGCACTCACGAGGCCGCCGAGGGAATCGCATCCGATCAGAACAATAGTTATAAATCATATACTTCCTCTGCACCCATCTCATCCTCCGGTATTTCTTCGCATCCAGCTCCTCATTCCACCACGCTTTCTTCGCAGGCGAGGAGGCTCGAGATTTCCCCGACGAGCACCTAGAGGTGCCGGCAGACCAAATGCAGGCATCGGCATTGAAGTTTCTGAAGGCTGCGGTGAACGGAGCTTTAGTCCAGTCGGCCTTCACGGCGCCGCCCATCGTCGCCCAGTCGTCGGCGTTCCAAAGGGTCGAGTACACCTTCATGGGCTGGTTCTTGGGGAATGCCACCCCTCTCCACTCGAGATTCTTGAAGTCTCTTATCGGAATGCCATCGACCGCGAAGCTGATCGGAAGGTATAAATTAATTCCAACGTTAAAAATACAAGGCCATTATGGCTAATATATAAGACATGCATCTCAAGGAATaagcaaattaaaaaaagattcgaATAGACTTACATAATATGTTGCGGATTCCATGTGATGGAATAGGTGTGGAAGTTCCTGGTGGGATCAAACCAAAGGTAGAACTGCTGCTCCCTGTTTCCCTTCCCTTGGGTGAACACATTGGTGTGGAGAATGTACGGTTGGCCACTAACGTTGCCGAGGAACTCGAAGTCGATCTCATCGTGAGTCGGCCCTTGCGAGCTTAACTGCACGTACGAAAACATAAGCAAAATTCATCAAACATTAGTTATTATATATGTAGGAGACTTTATATATATAATGGTATAAAATGTTTGATGAACAGGTGGTGATAAAGGTTTACGTAGAAGGTGGTGACCGTGCCGGCCGAGTTGCCAGGTATGAGTTTGATCTGCATCTCCAATTTGCCAAAGAGATACTCATTCTTGGATTCAAAGCCCGAGCCAGAGTATCTGTCGAGAGACAGAGTGACAAGCCGGCTATTGATGATCTTGCCACGCCCGTCACCCCACGTTACCGTGCAATCTTTATAGAAGTTACCACCATGTGCTGTGGCTAGAAAGGAGGAAAGAGCGAGCAGGGAAGCTATAAGCATCGCCATGGGAGAGGTGGGAGAAGAGGAGGGAGAATTAATTGGAAGTTGTGGGGATTTCGGTTTTTGGTTTTTGATGGAGAGAATGGTTTCGTAGACACATTTATAGGTGAAATTGAGAGGCGTCCAGTGAGGATTGGGCGTGTGATTCGTTTTTCGGATTTTGAGTGCTGAAATTTAGAGGGCAGCCTGGAGGCAACTGGTTTCCGCGTTTCGGCTATGGGCTTTGTCCGGTTTCCGTTTCTGGTGCCAAATTCCAGCAATGTGCTCGAGGAAACCATCCTCGCATTCTTAAACAGATTTCTGTTTGTAGGGGTAAGAAACTAACGGTAACCTTGGCATTGGTGGTTTCAGCTCATCCACCAGCTCCCTCTGACGACAAAGATTGAAGAGTGATGGAAATTATACTATGAGCTACCCCCGGAAAAAATGTATGTCCCTATGTATAAATTAGTATCCTTGGATTCTACTTTGTAAGAGATAGCTCCCTTGGGTTCTCATGTTACAAGAAAGACATATATATACATGAAGTAATCAAGCCACGGATTTAATTATTAGCCAATATAGAATGGTCTTCTACGGGTCGTTTTGTATGGCAAAACCATGGTTGCTATGATATTTCTGCGAATCTTAAGAACTTTTTTGCAGCATAATGTTAATTATGTCTATCTCAAAGGTCTAATGAAAGAGGGTGATGCGGTGAATATTTGTTTTCCCGACTCCAATACCAGTTGAAGCGATTAGCCTCAATATAGACTAAAGCACTTCACCTCAGCTATTGCTAAATCGAAAATAGGTCAAAGGTGAGTATTTAAATCGAAAATAGGTCAAAGGTGATTAATACTCATTTAGAATTTAGATCAAGCCACAATTTCAGCGGCAATTATACCAACTCTCCTATAATTGTATGATTAAAGCAATTATAACTATGGATATCTGTCACTGTACAGTTGCTGTATAGAGTGTTGTTGTGCAGTTAATATATGTCATATCTATTTCGATAACACATATCGATCCTTAGCTTTAAATAGAGAAAATCAGAAGATCCTCAGCTAAGTCAGTCGAATAATTTTGTTCtctctagaaatttttttttttttctattccacTGTTTCTTTTAAAATTTGACTAATTTGAATATTGGAAGATTCTTGACTGAAAAATCTTCGATAAATTGACTTTATTTATGGATCGATTCTACATCCTAGGAGTTTAAATGGCCATACCAACAAACATCCTCATTTCTCCAACAACTCTTCATTCCATCCCGGATAGTGACCGATCTCCTTGATACTTCGTATTCTTACCTTCCTCAATCAACCTTGGATTCCAGCAGCAATAGAGGGGAACCAACTTTTGGCGTTTCTTAGAAaagggaagaaaagagagagattttaagCAGAACTTGCAAGTTGTCTGATTTGTAGGTGAGGGACATGAGCATTGTGGTTCTAGCATCCAAAGGTATCTTTGCTCAAAACCAGCTATTCGCATGTCCACGCGTGGATGTTCGACCATGAAGAAAGTATAAAGGTGTGTTGACTTGTAGGCTGAGCTTTTGTTCAGCATTACCATATCCAAAAATTTAACATACAATTTAACATCGTGCCATACATCAGGGGGCAAGGGTAGATTCAATATAGCTTTGATTTTATTAGTAAATATCAGGCCTATCTTAAAACCTAAAGAATGTTCTTTTGTGACAACGACaaagaaaattaaatattaaaatgacCACCCTATCTTTGGTGTAtagaaattattttatctatattacTTGATCAGatttttattaatttctcatCCTTCAAGgaagactaaaaaaaaaaaaaaaaatggcaaaggaGCATTCGGCACGAGACTAGACATGCACTTGATTTTTATTtgcaatctttcaaatttgatggCACCATTAAGTACTTATTTTTGAACGAAGAAAGCTCACGTATGTCGAGGATTTAGGCTGATCGGCGATTAATTACTTGTTGGTCATGACATGGCTCTCCAGAAATAGCCATGAATTTATTGAGTTCGTTGGCAATCTCGAGTGAAACTAAACTTTGATCCTACTCAAATTGCATTTAGATTGACAATTTAGACTCTAATTCCCAATTATCTGACTAGTAGGGTGGAattttctttcaaatccagattGGTTCAAGCCGGAGTTACATAAAacaaaacttgttggggttgcgcttcccggggtgtgtgcgcatcctctctggcctagggagctgctctctgacctccatcagtacctgggccttcgaagcattgaggggggcgtagttgcggaatcttcctggtggagaactccgtcgaaccccgcggtccggacTTTTCTGCCTGCGTACCCGAggcggagtatgggcacgcttgtgcccaggaggggatcgagaatgcggccgagcctcccttgaccttttttcgactgcgggcttactcgagtcttccgcctgccgctctctcgcggtctcctcatccttcattttgaaggcctcttccgttcggacgtacccttcagcccgagccaacaaatcagcaaaatccctggggtacttcttctccagggagaacaaaaggtcattcttctgaaggccgcccttcagagcggccattgcgactgattggtctaaattccggacctccagtgccgcgacgttgaaagggttgatgtaggcccgaatggactccccttccctctgcttgatattgatgagggactccgaacccttccgggggtgccggctgctgacaaaatgggccacgaattggtggctcatctgatcgaaggaaaagatggtacccgacttcagcgccaagtaccagtttctcgccactcccttcaagatggaggagaagtctcggcacagaatggcgtcgggagcgccatgaagcagcatcattgtctggaaggcttccaggtgatcgaccgggtccgaagtcccgtcgtagctttcgaactgggggagcttgaagtttggcgggatcggttcctgcatgatcatttgagaaaatggagggtcagtgcaaatatcttctCCAtaggcggggggagcgtggcggagttcttcgatccgccggttcatctcttggagtctccggtccaagAAGTCCTCTCAACTCCGGGTCTCGAGGgttctctggcagaatgggggcagggatcttccaggggtagaatcgtgatccgattgagggctctccaccctcggattcgtcttccCAGGGAAGACGGGACGGCTGgtccaagtggcccaccccaccgccgGATTTTGGTgctccggtgacaccctttccaggcgcgccgatgtctgtggctgctgctgctgctgcatggcctgcacagcttcagtgaggcctctgacctactgtgctagcaggtcaaactgctccgcgccgaccgccgtcgcgggaggaggaggaggttgggagacaggaggtgaggccggagcctgagatctaaccgtggaggccgtggatcgtcgcgtggatgccttgcggggaggcatcgagcaaagaccaagtggaggaaggaggagaggacgccggaaaagatgcccggaggcggtcccgttgagcgctcctttaagaacaagggtaccgcgaagacacaaatccctttctctagcgccaatcctgttggtgcaaaaatctgcctgcgccggagaagctggagttgagggagtcgcggtcgccgccgggacctgcaaaagaagtctaaactggaggtggggttgcttcggcaagaccctccaacgctcaagtcagttctctgcctcaacaagaatggagtgctcgaacgaaaaattttttagcagagttttgagatggtaaataaagcttatagaataacgtatctggggttccccttttatagacggagggggcaacaaattgacagtgacgcctgtaaccatccGATCATggaccgcccagagtcaggaggaatttgttgcgaggagtagtggagtggacccgtggtcactgtagcgcgccacgtggagtctgccgcagggagtggagcggcgtccgttgtcgcgacttgccagaggatggaagaatcacgcagtatccgttacaggaggtggagcaggatcgtgggcatcatagcggtctgtcagagaatagtggagccacgcaggatccgtcgcaggaagtggagcagggtcgtggccgttgctgtgtcgcgtcagggagtgcagatccgtcggctgaagttcggctggaatgTCTGGCGGTTAGTTATCCACTTGAGAGGAGCCTAAAGTCCGACCccagtaagagtccggacgaggtcttcctctagccgaggtcggggacgaggcccggcttccgtaggagtccgggcggagtgcacctgcaatcaaagtcggggcgaagtccagctcccgtaggagtccggacagaacttaccagcggtcgaagttggtgacagagcccggctcccgtaggagtctgggtggagccttccttgcagtcggagtcggggacaagacccggctcccgtaggagtccgggcggagttttcctgcaatcaaagtcggggcgaagtccggctcccgtaggagtccggatggagcttatcggcggtcgaagttggtgacagagctcggctcccgtaggagtccgagcggagccttccttgcaatcaaagtcggggcgaagtccggctcccgtaggagtccggacggagcctaccagcggtcggagttggtgacagagcccggctctcgtaggagtccgggcggaaccctccttgcagtcggagttggggacgaggtccggctcccataggagtccgggcggagttttcctgcaatcaaagtcagggcgaagtccggctcccgtaggagtccggacggagcttaccggcggtcgaagttggtgacagagcccggctcccgtaggagtccgggcggagccttccttgcagtcggagttggagacgaggcccggctcccgtaggagtccgggcggagttttcctgcaatcaaagtcggggcgaagtccggctcccgtaggagtccggacggagcttaccggcggtcgaagttggtgacagagcccggctcccgtaggagtccgggtggatccttccttgcagtcggagttggggacgaggcccggctcccgtaggagtccgggcggagtgcacctgcaatcaaagttggggcgaagtccggcttccgtaggagtccggacggagcttaccgacggtcgaagttggtgacagagcccggctcccataggagtccgggcggagccttccttgtagtcggagttggggacgaggcccggctcccgtagaagtccgggcggagttcgtctgcagccggagtcggggacgagtccgggaggatcaatcctgttgagaacttcggctgaggatattttatacccaacaatcctcATTCCTCCAACAACACTTCATTCCATCCCGGACAATGACCGATCTCTTTGACACTACTTCATTTGTAGATCGATTCTACATCCTAAGAGTTTAAACGGCCATATCAACAAACATCCGTATTCCTCCAACAACTCTTCATTCCATCTCGGATAGTGACCGATCTCTTTGACACTTTGTATTCTTACCTTCCTCAATCAACCTCGGATTCCAGCAGCAACAGAGGGAAACCAACTTTTAGTGTTTCTTAGAAgagggaagaaaagagagagattttaagCAGAACTTGCAAGTTGTCTGATTTGTATGTGAGGGACATGAGCATTGTGGTTCTAGCATCCAAAGGTATCTTTGCTCAAAACCAGCTATTCGCATGTCCACGCGTGGATGTTCGACCACGAAGAAAGTATAAAGGTGCGTGACTTGTAGGCTGAGCTTTTTTTCAGCATTACCATATCCAAAAATTTAACATACAATTTAATATCGGTGCCATACATCAGGGGGCAAGGGTAGATTCAATATAGCTTTGATTTTATTAGTAAATATCAGGCCTATCTTAAAACCTAAAGAATGTTCTTTTGTGACAACCGACaaagaaaattaaatattaaaatgacCACCCTATCTTTGGTGTAtagaaattattttatctatattacTTGATCAGatttttattaatttctcatCCTTCAAGGAAGactaaaaaaaaaatggcaaaggaGCATTCGGCACGAGACTAGACATGCACTTGATTTTTATTtgcaatctttcaaatttgatggCACCATTAAGTACTTATTTTTGAACGAAGAAAGCTCACGTATGTCGAGGATTTAGGCTGATCGGCGATTAATTACTTGTTGGTCATGACATGGCTCTCCAGAAATAGCCATGAATTTACTGAGTTCGTTGGCAATCTCGAGTGAAACTAAACTTTGATCCTACTCAAATTGCATTTAGATTGACAATTTAGACTCTAATTCCCAATTATCTGACTAGTAGGGTGGAattttctttcaaatccagattGGTTCAAGCCGGAGTTACATAAAACAAAACTTTAACGAGTTCAACCAAGTCCATTCCAGTCCAATCAACTTGATTTGATTCAACTAAACTCTGTTACTGGATAAAAAGATCAACCAATCTCATATCACTTCTTTGaacaagaaaaacaaaaaagagcaAAATTCTAGGCTTACGGGGATCTCAAGCCTGGGCCATTTTAAGTTTTGGCCCATCGGTCTAGGGTTGCATCCGGTAAGATTGGATCCATATCAGATCAGAGATATGGATCACATCCGGGTCCATTCTTATCGTAGTTATGGATCACAATAAAAATGatttaatgaaatattttttattggcAATCACAATATAAATAGAGTACATAAACAAACAGGAAAAACCCTCAAAAACTTATGTTGACATGCATGAGGACTTCTATATGCTCTCTGAAAAGTGAACCAAATCAACGGCGCCTGCACTCTGGAGGCGGACGAGGGAACCGCTTCCGATCAGCACAGTAGTCATAAATCATATACTTCCTCTGCACCCATCTCATCCTCCGGTATCTCATCGGACTCAGCTCGTCCGTCCACCAGGCCTCCTTAGCTGAAGCCGGAGCCTTTGATTTCCCCGACGAGCACCGAGATGTGCCCCAAGACCAGATACAGGCATCAGCATTGAAGTTACGGAAGGATGCCGTGAACGGTGCCTGGGTCCAATCAGTTTTCACCAAACCACCCATCGTGGCCCAGTCGTCGGCGTTCCACAGGCTCGAGTACACCTTCATGGCTTGGTTCTTCGGGAATGGCACCCCTCTGGACTCCAGATTCTTGAAGTCTCTCAATGGAATGCCGTCCACCGCAAAGCTGAGAAGAGATCCAAGCGTGTCGATGTTAATAACATATACAAGGCTGTCATGGTTAATGGTGCGTATCAATTAATTGAAGCTTGCTAGCTTGCAAACTAGGAGGTTGAAAAGTAGACTTACATAACGTGTTGTGGATTCCATGTGATGGAATAGGTGTGGAAATCCTTGGTGGGATCAAACCACAGGTAGAACTGCTGCTCCCTATCGCCCTTCCCTTGGGTGAACACATTGGTGTGGACGATATAAGGTTGGCCGCTGACGTTACCGAGGAACTCGAAGTCGAGCTCGTCATGTGCCGGACCTTGCGAGCGTAGCTTCAGAATATATCAACAAAATTCATGAACTATTAGTATGTAAATCTATAAGATGATAATTAATTAGTTGTTGATACATAACAAGGTGGTGATAAAAGCTTACAAAAAAGGTGGTGACCGTGCCAGCCGAGTTGCCCGGTACAAATTTGATCTGCATCTCAATCTTGCCATAGAGATACTCGTTCTTGGACTCAAAGCCCGAGCCGGAGTATTTGTCCATAGAGAGGGTGAGGAGTTGGTCATTGATGATCTTGCCACGCCCATCGCCCCATGTGACCATGCAATCTTGGTAGAAGCTGCCACCATGGGCTATGGTTAGGAAGGAGGAAAGCGATAGCATAGAAACTAGTAGCATCGCCGTGGGAGACGGTGGAGACATGGTAGGGGGAGAGTGCTGGGGGAATTGCAGGTTGTAGGGATTTTGGTTTACTTTGGTGGACAGGCTTGGGTCCGAAGGCATGTATTTATAGGTGAACCGAGTAAGGGCCCGCGAAGCATGACGCGTTCACGAAAGAGTGCGACTCACCATCAAGGCTGTGAGCTAGTCCAGTTTTCGTTTCTTAGGTTCACGTACCACCGGTGTGCTTAACCAAGCCTTCACCGCATTTTAGCTCCTCAATGGATGAGAAGGTGTTGTTCTTTGCTCTttgctccttttttttcttttaagagggaggaaaaaaaagaaaaaatctatgAGCTATCTTATTCTAAATACGAAGCAACAGTCCTCTTTGGATCGTTGTTATAATAATTAGAGACATGTTGAGCgttctcatgatagcaatatggAACGAGTTTCTATCAATTGTTTTGTATGGCAAAGTCCTAGCTAGTATGATATCTCTTTCAATCTTAAAAACTAATTGCAAAACTGTGTTCGTTATATTTATCTTGAGAGACAAATGAAAGTGTGGACTCAGCCACAGGCCTTTCTAACCGAAAAGGAAAAAACATATTACATAATAGCTCGTCTAGTTTGGAATTTGGAGGTGAGGAGGTAAGTATACTGGACGGGTACGACGATTTCTGGCATTCAAATTTTGCCTTGCCAGAGACAGCTGTTTGTGTGTCCACGGGTGGACGTTCGACCATGAAGCAAGGGAAAACAGCGGGGTGTGGGCTGTCCAACTGATAAAAGAAGCTGTTTTTTGTTCAGCGTTACGATCTCCAACAATTTAAGTTGCGATATAATATTGATGCCAAGCATCGGGAGGACACGGATACATTTAACGCCGATTTGATTTCAATTAAGTAAATTAGTGCTATCCTAAGGACCTAAGGAGACTAGGCGAGGATCCTATGTGACCAAAAGAAAATATGAGAATGAACACCCCACCTTGGATAATTGGATGCAACCTCACTATTTTAATCAAGTTTTCAATTAGTTTCTGGGCTCTATTATTAAGTGATAAGGAGAAATCTTTGTGAAATGGCAAAGATGGAGCGTTCGACACGAGACCAGACGTGCGCCTTTTTTTTCCCATTGATGTGACCCTAAAAACAGGCCCAGAGAAAACATTTAATAGTAACAGAGGACAGCTAAGGCGGAGAAGCCTGTTATCCTCAGGGTGATCGACCACGTACAGGGCTTCGAGGATTAATTAGGTGGCCAATTTGATATATTTCGGGTCCACCAACCGGTCTTTCAACTTTCAAATCAATAATTTACCTTAAGCAGGTAGGGTTGGTCTccacattttatcaagaagaaaaaataggaGTAAATTATTCAAACATAGGTATTAATCTGCATGACCTTCTCTCTT
The DNA window shown above is from Elaeis guineensis isolate ETL-2024a chromosome 8, EG11, whole genome shotgun sequence and carries:
- the LOC105037455 gene encoding xyloglucan endotransglucosylase protein 7; the encoded protein is MAMLIASLLALSSFLATAHGGNFYKDCTVTWGDGRGKIINSRLVTLSLDRYSGSGFESKNEYLFGKLEMQIKLIPGNSAGTVTTFYLSSQGPTHDEIDFEFLGNVSGQPYILHTNVFTQGKGNREQQFYLWFDPTRNFHTYSITWNPQHIIFAVDGIPIRDFKNLEWRGVAFPKNQPMKVYSTLWNADDWATMGGAVKADWTKAPFTAAFRNFNADACIWSAGTSRCSSGKSRASSPAKKAWWNEELDAKKYRRMRWVQRKYMIYNYCSDRMRFPRRPRECRRH
- the LOC105050823 gene encoding xyloglucan endotransglucosylase protein 7; the protein is MPSDPSLSTKVNQNPYNLQFPQHSPPTMSPPSPTAMLLVSMLSLSSFLTIAHGGSFYQDCMVTWGDGRGKIINDQLLTLSMDKYSGSGFESKNEYLYGKIEMQIKFVPGNSAGTVTTFFLRSQGPAHDELDFEFLGNVSGQPYIVHTNVFTQGKGDREQQFYLWFDPTKDFHTYSITWNPQHVIFAVDGIPLRDFKNLESRGVPFPKNQAMKVYSSLWNADDWATMGGLVKTDWTQAPFTASFRNFNADACIWSWGTSRCSSGKSKAPASAKEAWWTDELSPMRYRRMRWVQRKYMIYDYCADRKRFPRPPPECRRR